A genomic window from Montipora capricornis isolate CH-2021 chromosome 8, ASM3666992v2, whole genome shotgun sequence includes:
- the LOC138014507 gene encoding adenosine receptor A2a-like: MQNFSNTTNGWASLGAERAEGTAKCNEILDLIFSIINGIIALIILAGNSLTCVIFLSRKHLRQQYMNVFLVSLAISDILMAVMVVPGYAAFCTECNYLTMDSCWILAQTKDVVFSSTFFSLLAITYDRYLAVLRPLRYNSKMTRRKVICMLVAIWVTPAIVAAARNIWWLTQADEKAREINQVYNVILVFTLVFLPAFVMALVNALIVRAIQTQNRKILPPARNLEIDHKNNDIFLKETRSENARKRKGTTACATVVLVFVLSWIPRSVYNFGFVFGNGDLVTPLLVKLSMLFLLLQSCANPFIYSFYRADFRQAARQLLSRFYRSG, translated from the coding sequence ATGCAGAATTTTTCCAACACCACAAACGGATGGGCCTCTTTAGGTGCAGAACGAGCTGAAGGAACAGCGAAATGCAATGAAATATTAGACTTGATATTCTCGATCATAAACGGGATCATCGCATTGATCATTTTAGCAGGAAACTCTCTGACGTGTGTGATCTTTCTTTCTAGGAAGCATCTCCGGCAACAGTACATGAACGTTTTCCTGGTCAGTCTCGCGATCAGCGACATTCTAATGGCAGTTATGGTTGTACCAGGCTATGCCGCCTTTTGCACCGAATGCAATTACCTGACAATGGACTCTTGCTGGATTTTGGCTCAAACAAAAGACGTTGTTTTCAGTTCAacatttttcagtttgttagcTATAACTTATGATCGATACCTTGCCGTGTTGCGGCCATTGCGATACAACAGCAAAATGACCCGTCGAAAAGTCATTTGCATGCTTGTCGCGATTTGGGTTACTCCCGCCATTGTCGCAGCCGCGCGAAATATATGGTGGCTTACGCAAGCAGACGAGAAAGCGAGGGAGATAAATCAGGTATACAACGTTATTTTAGTGTTCACTCTTGTTTTTTTACCCGCCTTTGTTATGGCGTTGGTTAATGCACTAATCGTTCGAGCAATTCAGACGCAAAACAGAAAAATACTTCCTCCAGCGAGAAACCTTGAGATCGACCACAAAAATAATGACATTTTTCTCAAGGAAACGCGTTCAGAGAACGCGCGAAAACGGAAAGGAACCACCGCTTGCGCGACCGTTGTGCTAGTGTTCGTGTTATCGTGGATTCCTCGGTCTGTTTACAACTTTGGATTCGTGTTTGGAAATGGTGATCTTGTTACCCCGCTATTGGTTAAGCTATCGATGCTTTTCTTGCTGTTACAATCCTGCGCGAATCCATTTATTTATTCGTTTTATCGAGCGGATTTTAGGCAAGCGGCAAGGCAGCTCCTCAGCAGATTTTACAGGTCTGGATAG